One Chaetodon trifascialis isolate fChaTrf1 chromosome 12, fChaTrf1.hap1, whole genome shotgun sequence DNA window includes the following coding sequences:
- the kctd4 gene encoding BTB/POZ domain-containing protein KCTD4 → MEWNLRRMESELRHINPDLLQPSKSFKKPSSGTITINVGGFLYTAHRTTLAKHQGSFLEELANGKKPVQHTDSMGNPFIDRDGPVFRHVLNYLRTGELQLPDDFREAGLLRREADFYRLSELVESVVEWESQRAAQREAAFLEVTDSHERSQGLKVYCSDPIFIDKVKARLVQISKSRLDGFPEEFVVSSNVIQFRHFIKSEPGSRLVLKEDSTFLCTLDCLKLETVMLALRSGFKMVTSLDSSKGSVVAAEALHFVK, encoded by the coding sequence ATGGAATGGAACCTCAGAAGGATGGAAAGTGAACTGAGGCACATCAACCCGGACCTGCTGCAGCCCAGCAAGAGCTTCAAGAAGCCCTCTTCAGGCACTATCACCATCAACGTAGGGGGGTTCCTGTACACCGCCCACCGGACCACCCTTGCCAAGCACCAGGGTTCCTTTCTGGAAGAGCTGGCCAATGGTAAGAAGCCCGTTCAGCACACTGATTCCATGGGCAACCCGTTCATTGATAGAGATGGCCCCGTTTTTCGCCATGTGCTGAACTACCTCCGAACCGGAGAGCTCCAGCTGCCTGATGACTTCCGTGAGGCAGGGCTCCTTCGACGAGAGGCTGATTTCTACCGTCTGAGTGAACTGGTGGAATCCGTGGTCGAGTGGGAAAGCCAAAGGGCAGCCCAGCGGGAGGCTGCATTTTTGGAGGTGACAGATAGCCATGAGAGGTCACAGGGCCTCAAGGTATACTGCAGTGACCCCATCTTTATCGACAAAGTCAAAGCGCGACTGGTGCAGATCTCCAAGAGCCGCTTGGATGGGTTTCCGGAAGAATTCGTGGTGTCGTCCAATGTGATCCAGTTCCGACACTTCATCAAGTCGGAGCCGGGCTCGCGACTCGTACTGAAGGAGGACAGCACATTCTTGTGCACACTTGACTGTCTGAAACTAGAAACAGTGATGCTAGCACTGAGATCCGGCTTCAAGATGGTCACTAGCCTCGACAGCAGCAAAGGCTCCGTGGTGGCGGCTGAGGCCCTGCACTTTGTCAAGTAG
- the tpt1 gene encoding translationally-controlled tumor protein homolog isoform X2 encodes MIIYKCLISNDEMFTDAYKMTETKDGMFYKVEGKIITRKKDDIDGKLLGANPSAEEETVVVDESSVSGPDIVLNHNLVAMNFNKKNLKIQMKNNVKAIKAHLEETNPEKVEKFMADMLAAFATILENFEEYTFYLGETMSTDGMVALLGYDDSTPYMLFFKDCLVIEKY; translated from the exons ATGATCATCTACAAGTGCCTAATCTCCA ATGATGAGATGTTCACAGATGCgtacaaaatgacagaaactaAAGATGGGATGTTCTATAAAGTTGAAGGAAAG ATCATCACCAGGAAGAAAGACGACATTGATGGCAAGTTACTTGGAGCCAACCCCTCTGCTGAGGAAGAGACAGTCGTTGTTGATGAGTCCTCTGTCAGCGGCCCAGACATCGTCCTCAACCACAATCTGGTGGCAATGAATTTCAACAAGAAGAACTTAAAGatccaaatgaaaaacaacgTGAAGGC CATTAAGGCCCACCTGGAAGAAACCAACCCAGAGAAAGTAGAGAAGTTCATGGCTGACATGCTTGCAGCATTTGCGACGATACTGGAAAACTTCGAGGAGTACACG TTTTACTTAGGAGAGACCATGAGCACAGATGGCATGGTGGCACTGCTGGGCTACGACGACAGCACGCCGTACATGCTTTTCTTCAAAGACTGTCTGGTGATCGAGAAATAT TAA
- the tpt1 gene encoding translationally-controlled tumor protein homolog isoform X1 — translation MIIYKCVISGDEMFSDTFKVKVSDNEIFYEVEGKSVTRKDSIDDALLGANPSAEGEAEAADESSVSGIDIVLNHKLVETSFDKKSYLPYMKEYMKAIKAHLQETNPERVEKFMADAPAAVKMILGDIKNFQFFTGESMNTDGMVALLNYREDGITPYMLFFKDGLLIEKC, via the exons ATGATCATCTACAAGTGCGTCATCTCTG gTGATGAGATGTTCTCGGACACGTTCAAAGTCAAAGTATCTGACAACGAGATCTTCTATGAAGTTGAAGGAAAG TCCGTTACCAGGAAAGACAGCATCGATGACGCTTTGCTTGGAGCCAACCCCTCTGCTGAGGGAGAAGCAGAGGCCGCTGATGAGTCCTCTGTCTCCGGCATAGACATCGTCCTCAACCACAAACTGGTGGAGACATCCTTCGACAAGAAGTCATACTTGCCCTACATGAAAGAATACATGAAGGC CATTAAGGCCCACCTGCAAGAGACTAACCCAGAGAGAGTGGAGAAGTTCATGGCTGACgcaccagcagcagtgaagaTGATCCTGGGAGACATCAAGAACTTCCAG TTTTTCACAGGAGAGAGCATGAACACAGATGGCATGGTGGCACTGCTGAATTACCGCGAAGACGGCATCACACCGTACATGCTTTTCTTCAAAGATGGTCTGTTGATCGAAAAATGT TAA